In Sphingomonas psychrotolerans, the following proteins share a genomic window:
- a CDS encoding peptidoglycan-binding protein produces the protein MINPTQLAALSPQKRAQVIYAEAQSQLSSRLWRAALGDGDSKDARDASPFGGNNMNMDSLLGLLGGRESMAGAQAPCACHCACNCHKPADAAPVSQPAKVGIGTTGAGTIDPDEPRTAYTPVRLSTGDGAAGSNGNLQLGANARYAGTFAMAEARTGIPASALAAIVDAEAAKTGDGSWNTHSRNPRSSAAGLGQFLSGTWQDLAQTQGTWLNTYAADRGWLDGRGRLQTGNRAELLALRYDPQASILGVADLAKCNLDRLEQVGVRVRTDAETLAKAAYLGHHLGLGDARKFLSGGIDAGRARMLLSAQIGSSAAEQRIASTGNATQAHRQWLLGFIDRKIRPDAFAA, from the coding sequence ATGATCAATCCGACGCAACTCGCCGCTCTCTCTCCGCAGAAGCGCGCGCAAGTCATCTATGCGGAGGCACAGTCGCAGCTCTCGAGCCGGCTGTGGCGCGCCGCGCTCGGCGACGGCGACAGCAAAGACGCGCGCGACGCCTCGCCCTTCGGCGGCAACAATATGAACATGGATTCGCTGCTCGGCCTGCTCGGCGGCCGCGAAAGCATGGCCGGCGCGCAGGCGCCCTGCGCCTGCCATTGCGCATGCAACTGCCACAAGCCGGCCGACGCGGCTCCGGTCAGTCAGCCGGCCAAAGTCGGTATCGGCACCACCGGCGCCGGCACGATCGATCCCGACGAGCCGCGCACCGCTTATACGCCCGTGCGATTGTCGACCGGCGATGGCGCGGCGGGCAGCAACGGCAACCTCCAGCTCGGCGCCAATGCGCGCTACGCCGGCACCTTCGCAATGGCCGAAGCGCGCACCGGCATCCCCGCCTCCGCGCTGGCCGCGATCGTCGATGCCGAAGCCGCCAAGACCGGCGACGGCAGCTGGAACACCCATTCGCGCAACCCGCGCTCGAGCGCCGCCGGGCTCGGCCAGTTCCTCAGCGGTACCTGGCAGGATCTGGCACAGACCCAGGGCACCTGGCTCAACACGTATGCCGCCGATCGCGGCTGGCTCGACGGCCGTGGGCGGCTCCAGACCGGCAACCGCGCCGAACTGCTCGCATTGCGCTATGATCCGCAGGCTTCGATCCTCGGCGTCGCCGATCTCGCCAAATGCAATCTCGATCGGCTCGAACAGGTCGGGGTCCGGGTCCGCACCGATGCCGAGACGCTCGCCAAAGCCGCCTATCTCGGCCACCATCTCGGGCTTGGCGACGCCAGGAAGTTCCTGAGCGGCGGGATCGACGCGGGCCGCGCCCGCATGCTCCTTTCGGCCCAGATCGGGTCGTCGGCGGCCGAGCAGCGCATCGCCAGCACGGGCAACGCCACCCAGGCGCATCGCCAGTGGCTGCTGGGCTTCATCGATCGGAAAATTCGCCCCGACGCGTTCGCGGCGTAG
- the fliI gene encoding flagellar protein export ATPase FliI: MQTLPSAARAIRNMVPDRRFGSVVAVRGALIEVEGLAGVAQIGSRVEIQGSSGKVEAEVTALDRNVALCLPFVDPQGVGLGSRAELAAGQFSIRPSTAWLGRMINGLGRPVDGLGALHNGADPQPIKASPPAASNRARVGRRIETGVRTLDLFAPLCVGQRLGLFAGSGVGKSVLLSMLARWTECDVAVIGLIGERGREVQEFIEDDLGPEGMARSVVVVATSDEPALMRRQAAWTTLAVAEHFRDQGLNVLCLMDSVTRFAMAQREIGLASGEPPATKGYTPTVFAELPRLLERAGPGEPGKGMITGLFTVLVDGDDHNEPIADAVRGILDGHVVMRRAIAERGRYPAIDVLKSVSRTLPHCMNDEQNATRIAARKLLSTYADMEEMVRLGAYKAGSSEEVDRAVALAPQIEALINQGKNERGNADAGFAALAEILGSELFAAEPLGIAA, from the coding sequence GTGCAGACTCTCCCCAGCGCCGCCCGCGCGATCCGCAATATGGTGCCCGACCGCCGCTTCGGCAGCGTCGTCGCGGTTCGCGGCGCGCTGATCGAAGTGGAGGGGCTCGCCGGAGTCGCGCAGATCGGCAGCCGCGTCGAAATCCAGGGCTCCAGCGGCAAAGTCGAGGCCGAAGTCACTGCGCTCGACCGCAACGTCGCGCTCTGCCTTCCCTTTGTCGATCCGCAAGGCGTCGGTCTCGGTTCGCGTGCCGAACTCGCCGCCGGCCAGTTCAGCATCCGCCCGTCGACCGCATGGCTCGGCCGCATGATCAACGGTCTCGGCCGCCCGGTCGACGGTCTCGGCGCGCTTCACAACGGCGCCGATCCGCAGCCGATCAAGGCCTCGCCCCCCGCCGCTTCCAACCGCGCGCGCGTCGGTCGCCGCATCGAAACCGGCGTGCGAACGCTCGACCTGTTCGCGCCGCTCTGCGTCGGCCAGCGGCTCGGCCTGTTCGCCGGCTCGGGTGTCGGCAAGTCGGTCCTCCTCTCGATGCTTGCGCGCTGGACCGAGTGCGACGTCGCCGTCATCGGCCTGATCGGCGAACGCGGCCGCGAGGTTCAGGAATTCATCGAGGACGATCTCGGCCCCGAGGGCATGGCCCGCTCGGTCGTCGTCGTCGCCACCTCGGACGAGCCCGCACTGATGCGCCGCCAGGCCGCATGGACTACCCTCGCCGTCGCCGAGCATTTCCGCGATCAGGGTCTGAACGTCCTCTGCCTGATGGATTCGGTCACTCGCTTCGCGATGGCACAGCGCGAGATCGGCCTCGCCTCGGGCGAGCCGCCTGCCACCAAGGGTTATACCCCAACCGTTTTCGCCGAATTGCCCCGCCTGCTCGAGCGCGCCGGCCCTGGCGAGCCCGGCAAGGGCATGATCACCGGCCTGTTCACTGTCCTCGTCGACGGCGACGACCATAACGAGCCCATCGCCGATGCGGTTCGCGGCATCCTCGACGGCCACGTCGTGATGCGCCGCGCAATCGCCGAGCGCGGCCGCTATCCAGCGATCGACGTGCTCAAATCGGTGTCGCGTACCCTGCCCCATTGCATGAACGACGAGCAGAACGCGACGCGCATCGCCGCGCGCAAATTGCTGTCCACCTATGCCGATATGGAAGAGATGGTCCGCCTCGGCGCCTATAAAGCCGGCTCGTCCGAAGAAGTCGATCGCGCGGTGGCACTCGCTCCGCAGATCGAGGCGCTGATCAACCAGGGCAAGAACGAGCGCGGCAACGCCGATGCCGGCTTCGCCGCTCTCGCGGAAATCCTGGGCAGCGAGCTCTTCGCCGCCGAGCCTCTCGGGATCGCCGCATGA
- a CDS encoding flagellar hook-associated protein FlgK: MSLNHILGSAVSGLAAAQAGLRSVSNNIANVGVSGYARERVNLTTGVVSGQVAGVVVGEPSRVADRFLEANVYRRAGDYGRADVTAGYLDRLQALLGQPGATSGLPARLDAVTASAVAMTGSQSSAQTVAVFTSDVQDAIDSMQQIQTDVNGLRGDVESEVGYSVDKINSLLKRIHDLNGTVSAATGLGKNIGGAADQRMSAIEELSGLIAVNVRDQPDGRVSIETANGGVLLDKRLRQLSYPNGGGGGTSQATYPTIEIRFAEDSGAMGAATGEKLDSAAVGGKLGGLLDLRDRALPAFSEQMGVLFSGLSEALNSVSNAGSTVPPPVSLDGRQTGLVGSDRLGFTGAATFAVTKADGTLVAKTSVDFSAMPAGATIDDMVTAINTGLGGAATASFTDGKLSIKANGAGNGVVVAQNQASPSARAGVGVSQYFGLNDMVRSDSSSLVPSGLVPGDAHGFATGETAQVVLRDATGRALTSYTLSPASGGNVGDLVSELNASPLGDFGDFSLDDRGRMRFEPAGALSGATLSVPSDSTDRFGTGRGFTAMLGLTGASSGLQNAQVRPEVLANPTKLPLARFQETAAVGAKALGAGDTRGATAFVDKLATGIDLGKDGTATVERFSSLLLGRAGLEASQAEDNLLDSAARRDDAINRRDSFSGVNIDEELAQMVILQNSYSAAARIISTASEMYDTLLNMV; encoded by the coding sequence ATGTCGCTCAATCACATTCTCGGATCCGCGGTTTCCGGCCTGGCAGCAGCCCAGGCCGGACTCCGCTCGGTTTCGAACAACATCGCCAATGTCGGCGTGTCGGGGTATGCGCGCGAGCGCGTCAACCTCACCACCGGCGTGGTCTCGGGCCAGGTGGCCGGCGTCGTGGTGGGCGAGCCCAGCCGCGTCGCCGACCGCTTTCTCGAAGCCAATGTCTATCGCCGCGCAGGCGATTATGGCCGCGCGGACGTCACGGCAGGCTATCTTGATCGGCTCCAGGCACTGCTCGGCCAGCCGGGCGCGACTTCGGGCCTGCCGGCGCGGCTCGACGCAGTCACTGCCTCTGCGGTGGCGATGACCGGGTCGCAATCCTCGGCGCAGACCGTCGCGGTTTTCACGTCCGACGTGCAGGACGCGATCGATTCGATGCAGCAGATCCAGACCGACGTGAACGGGCTGCGCGGCGACGTTGAATCCGAGGTTGGCTATTCGGTCGACAAGATCAACAGCCTGCTCAAGCGCATCCACGATCTCAACGGCACCGTTTCGGCGGCGACCGGGCTCGGCAAGAATATCGGCGGGGCCGCGGATCAGCGGATGAGCGCGATCGAGGAACTGAGCGGACTGATCGCAGTCAATGTCCGCGACCAGCCCGACGGCCGCGTCTCGATCGAGACCGCCAATGGCGGTGTGCTGCTCGACAAAAGGCTGCGCCAGCTTTCCTATCCGAATGGCGGAGGCGGCGGCACTTCGCAGGCCACCTATCCGACAATCGAAATCCGCTTTGCCGAAGACAGTGGCGCGATGGGTGCGGCGACGGGCGAGAAGCTCGATTCCGCGGCTGTCGGCGGCAAGCTGGGCGGATTGCTCGACTTGCGCGATCGCGCCCTTCCGGCCTTTTCCGAACAGATGGGCGTGCTCTTCTCCGGACTGTCCGAGGCACTCAATTCGGTCTCCAACGCAGGCAGCACCGTGCCGCCTCCCGTGAGCCTCGACGGCCGCCAGACCGGATTGGTCGGCAGCGACCGGCTGGGCTTCACCGGCGCTGCGACCTTTGCGGTGACCAAGGCGGACGGGACGCTGGTCGCCAAGACCAGTGTGGATTTCAGCGCGATGCCCGCCGGGGCGACGATCGACGACATGGTCACGGCGATCAACACCGGCCTTGGCGGCGCGGCCACTGCGAGTTTCACCGACGGCAAGCTGAGCATCAAGGCGAACGGCGCCGGCAACGGTGTGGTCGTCGCGCAGAACCAGGCCAGCCCAAGCGCGCGCGCCGGGGTCGGCGTCTCGCAATATTTCGGCCTGAACGACATGGTCCGCAGCGATTCGAGCTCGCTGGTCCCCTCGGGGCTCGTCCCGGGCGACGCGCATGGCTTCGCCACCGGCGAGACTGCGCAAGTCGTGCTGCGCGACGCCACCGGCCGCGCGCTGACCAGCTACACGCTCAGCCCGGCGTCGGGCGGTAATGTCGGCGATCTTGTGTCCGAACTCAATGCCAGCCCGTTAGGCGATTTCGGCGATTTCAGCCTCGACGATCGTGGTCGCATGCGCTTCGAGCCGGCGGGTGCCCTGTCGGGTGCGACACTTTCGGTCCCCTCGGACTCGACCGACCGCTTCGGCACCGGACGCGGCTTCACCGCGATGCTCGGCCTGACCGGTGCGTCGAGCGGGCTGCAAAATGCGCAAGTGCGTCCCGAAGTGCTCGCCAACCCCACCAAGCTTCCGCTCGCGCGGTTTCAGGAGACGGCGGCGGTGGGCGCAAAGGCGCTCGGCGCGGGCGATACGCGCGGTGCGACTGCGTTCGTCGACAAGCTGGCCACCGGAATCGACCTCGGCAAGGACGGCACCGCCACGGTCGAGCGCTTCTCGAGCCTGCTGCTCGGCCGCGCCGGACTCGAGGCGAGCCAGGCGGAGGACAATCTGCTCGACTCCGCCGCGCGGCGCGACGATGCGATCAACCGCCGCGACAGCTTCTCGGGCGTCAACATCGACGAGGAGCTGGCGCAAATGGTGATCCTGCAGAACAGCTATTCCGCCGCCGCGCGGATAATCTCCACGGCGTCGGAAATGTACGACACCTTGCTCAACATGGTCTGA
- a CDS encoding flagellar hook protein FlgE encodes MATVADNITNINTVGYKGVEAQFRTMVTDGRAKSNYSAGGVAAAPMSMVSKQGLLQASGSSTDLAIDGGGFFVTRATSDSSGDVAYTRAGAFRPDEEGFLRNPAGLYLYGWPLDATGDYTNTGSIGALEPVRVSDLVGTASPTTRIQARMNLQSTTTTYAGAYTAGNMASGTVTPQFSRSFDVSDAQGGTHRVTMGFIKTGPNTWQSEVYANPASDVTAANGLLASGTIRFNGDGSLDRTGSSPALFAPLNVTWTNAAGSVPITLAIGSDDGIDGITQSGDESSLISSNVDGGMLGNLSSVEIDKQGVVNAIFSDGSSRSVFQLPIATFQNPDGLTRVSGNAYTISRASGGMTLNAPGQLGAGSIASNSLEASTVDLAGEFTNMIRFQRAYSASSKIITTVDDMLREVSDLKR; translated from the coding sequence ATGGCGACCGTCGCCGACAACATCACCAACATCAACACCGTCGGCTACAAGGGCGTCGAAGCCCAGTTCCGCACCATGGTCACCGACGGCCGCGCCAAGAGCAACTATTCGGCCGGCGGCGTCGCCGCGGCGCCGATGTCGATGGTGTCGAAGCAGGGCCTGCTCCAGGCTTCGGGCAGCAGCACCGATCTCGCGATCGACGGCGGCGGCTTCTTCGTGACGCGTGCCACTTCGGACTCGAGCGGCGACGTTGCCTATACCCGCGCAGGCGCATTCCGTCCGGACGAGGAAGGCTTCCTCCGCAATCCCGCCGGTCTCTATCTCTATGGCTGGCCCCTCGACGCCACCGGCGACTATACCAACACCGGCAGCATCGGCGCGCTCGAGCCGGTGCGGGTGAGCGACCTGGTCGGCACCGCTTCGCCGACCACGCGCATCCAGGCGCGCATGAACCTGCAGTCGACCACCACGACCTACGCCGGCGCCTATACCGCCGGTAACATGGCCTCGGGCACGGTCACGCCGCAATTCTCGCGCTCGTTCGACGTGTCGGATGCGCAGGGTGGCACGCACCGCGTGACGATGGGCTTCATCAAGACCGGCCCGAACACCTGGCAGAGCGAAGTCTATGCCAATCCGGCCAGCGACGTCACCGCCGCCAATGGCCTGCTCGCCAGCGGCACGATCAGGTTCAACGGCGACGGCAGCCTCGACCGGACCGGTTCGAGCCCGGCATTGTTCGCCCCGCTCAACGTCACCTGGACCAACGCTGCCGGTTCGGTGCCGATCACGCTGGCGATCGGCAGCGACGACGGCATCGATGGCATCACCCAGTCCGGCGACGAAAGCTCGCTGATCTCGTCGAACGTCGACGGCGGCATGCTCGGCAACCTCTCGTCGGTCGAGATCGACAAGCAGGGCGTGGTCAACGCGATCTTCTCCGACGGCTCGAGCCGTTCGGTGTTTCAGTTGCCGATCGCGACCTTCCAGAACCCGGACGGGCTCACGCGCGTGTCGGGCAATGCCTATACGATCAGCCGCGCCTCGGGCGGCATGACGCTCAATGCGCCGGGCCAGCTCGGCGCGGGCAGCATCGCTTCCAACTCGCTGGAGGCCTCGACCGTCGATCTGGCGGGCGAGTTCACCAACATGATCCGTTTCCAGCGGGCCTATAGCGCATCGTCGAAGATCATCACCACGGTCGACGACATGCTTCGCGAAGTGAGCGACCTGAAGCGTTAA
- a CDS encoding putative bifunctional diguanylate cyclase/phosphodiesterase, translating into MKGWLRRWFVSYRDYVIIVAPVAAMLLLGALLDLSESFHAFAIQHERWQLDEIFPAFCIAGLLYMVLLVGRTRGLRHELLRRQRAEGEANQLARNDSLTGLANRRTLVAHIADRAARLAPATEISVFVLDLDRFKPVNDTYGHEGGDAVLVTIARRLEQLTGESGLVARIGGDEFACVLEYPAGSLEPVETAEAILALVARPVQLRGGLAEVSASVGLVTCASGASDAEEMLRAADFAMYHAKRSGRSNYCVFAAEIEAEMRERAELELDMHAGIHRGEFVPYFQPIVMLASGEMIGFEALARWNHPTRGLIGPDLFIPIAEDAGMIQDLGFAVLRRACIEARRWPQHLTLSVNISPLQLNDPWLPQRILQVLCTTGFAPARLIVEITETRLVEDIEAARVILLSLRNAGIQIALDDFGTGYASLKHLRELQFNRIKIDRSFVQDMRAGDNGQIVRAILSLSEGLGLPVTAEGIETDESAVLLAGLGCEFGQGFLYSHAVEAEAALEMARAAHHLGHDAPAMPPEARSATP; encoded by the coding sequence ATGAAGGGCTGGCTGCGGCGGTGGTTCGTCAGCTATCGGGACTATGTGATCATTGTTGCCCCGGTGGCGGCGATGCTGCTGCTCGGCGCCCTGCTCGATCTGAGCGAGAGCTTCCATGCCTTCGCCATCCAGCACGAACGCTGGCAGCTCGACGAGATCTTTCCCGCTTTCTGCATCGCCGGCCTGCTCTACATGGTGCTGCTCGTCGGCCGGACGCGGGGGCTGCGGCACGAACTGCTGCGGCGCCAGCGCGCCGAGGGCGAAGCCAATCAGCTCGCCCGAAATGATTCGCTCACCGGCCTCGCCAATCGCCGCACCTTGGTGGCCCATATCGCGGACCGCGCGGCCAGGCTCGCGCCCGCGACCGAGATCAGCGTCTTCGTGCTCGATCTCGATCGTTTCAAGCCGGTCAACGACACCTATGGCCATGAAGGCGGCGACGCCGTGCTCGTCACGATCGCGCGCCGGCTGGAACAGCTGACGGGCGAGTCCGGGCTGGTCGCGCGGATCGGTGGCGACGAATTCGCCTGCGTTCTCGAATATCCGGCAGGCTCGCTCGAACCGGTCGAGACCGCCGAGGCGATCCTGGCGTTGGTCGCCAGGCCGGTCCAGTTGCGCGGCGGGCTCGCCGAAGTCAGCGCCTCGGTCGGCCTGGTCACGTGCGCTTCCGGCGCATCGGACGCCGAAGAGATGCTGCGCGCCGCCGATTTCGCGATGTACCACGCCAAGCGATCGGGCCGTTCGAACTATTGCGTCTTCGCGGCGGAGATCGAGGCCGAGATGCGCGAACGCGCCGAGCTCGAGCTCGACATGCACGCCGGCATCCATCGTGGTGAGTTCGTCCCTTATTTCCAGCCGATCGTGATGCTCGCTTCGGGCGAGATGATCGGCTTCGAGGCGCTCGCCCGCTGGAACCATCCGACGCGCGGGCTGATCGGCCCCGATCTGTTCATCCCGATCGCCGAGGATGCAGGGATGATCCAGGATCTCGGCTTCGCCGTGCTGCGCCGCGCCTGTATCGAGGCACGGCGATGGCCGCAGCATCTGACCTTGTCGGTCAATATTTCGCCGCTCCAGCTCAACGATCCGTGGCTCCCCCAGCGCATCCTCCAGGTGCTGTGCACCACCGGCTTCGCCCCTGCCCGACTGATCGTAGAGATCACCGAGACTCGTTTGGTCGAGGATATCGAGGCGGCGCGCGTGATCCTCCTCTCGCTGCGCAATGCCGGCATCCAGATCGCGCTCGACGATTTCGGCACCGGCTATGCCAGCCTCAAGCATCTGCGCGAGTTGCAGTTCAACCGGATCAAGATCGATCGCAGCTTCGTCCAGGACATGCGCGCCGGCGACAACGGCCAGATCGTCCGCGCCATCCTGAGCCTCAGCGAAGGCCTCGGCCTTCCGGTCACCGCCGAAGGCATCGAGACCGACGAGAGCGCGGTGCTGCTCGCAGGTCTCGGCTGCGAGTTTGGCCAGGGCTTCCTCTACAGCCACGCGGTCGAGGCCGAAGCGGCGCTCGAAATGGCGCGCGCGGCGCATCATCTCGGCCACGACGCGCCGGCCATGCCGCCCGAGGCCCGCTCCGCCACGCCGTGA
- a CDS encoding flagellar biosynthesis repressor FlbT, which produces MLRITLRDGEKAIVNGAVLRAVGRTQIAVENQVSILRGREVMQPEEATTPARQLYFTAMLAYIDPANRSQHQDNIVTLIGNLVATLTAPEARTACIGFAHDIAQGEYYKALSAARELIGFEDVVTEAQAA; this is translated from the coding sequence ATGCTCCGCATCACGCTTCGCGACGGCGAGAAGGCGATCGTCAACGGCGCCGTCCTGCGCGCGGTCGGCCGCACGCAGATCGCGGTCGAGAACCAGGTGTCGATCCTGCGCGGCCGCGAAGTCATGCAGCCCGAGGAAGCCACCACCCCGGCGCGCCAGCTCTATTTCACTGCGATGCTCGCTTATATCGATCCGGCCAATCGCAGCCAGCACCAGGACAATATCGTCACGCTGATCGGCAATCTGGTCGCCACGCTCACTGCTCCCGAGGCGCGGACTGCCTGCATCGGCTTCGCGCACGACATCGCCCAAGGCGAATATTACAAGGCGCTCTCGGCCGCGCGCGAGCTGATCGGCTTCGAGGACGTCGTAACCGAAGCTCAGGCCGCGTAA
- a CDS encoding sigma factor-like helix-turn-helix DNA-binding protein: protein MSKITIALEAAVATVIENTPADGNRSNRQRVYVDRAFAQILKLIAPRIRHFIRQYGLVAHWDDAEQCCAIAVHRAIEAYDPAKAQFTTFVNWQIRGELQSLRFRLMTDQRPSAKKVEATTVSLNALSVGMDGEEMSPETLIEDEDALARTEAAASDYLSEGAIASLVDAYVDHLRKVGIEALRRRPRPKREEAALRREGPRLRTATYGIDPAELEKLEAKLSRDRDIVVRRVFQASTLDDLSLETGVTKERVRQITKRAAKTLAEIAAADPRFAVMAEYGRAATKRRQPAPATTSLLPDADQPHNRLASVRAIQPAELNVALAAPVESVERVEAVLIAQAAAPSTAILH, encoded by the coding sequence ATGTCGAAGATCACGATCGCGCTCGAAGCCGCCGTTGCCACCGTCATCGAAAACACGCCCGCCGACGGCAACCGCAGCAATCGTCAGCGCGTGTATGTCGATCGTGCCTTCGCCCAGATCCTCAAGCTGATCGCCCCGCGCATCCGCCACTTCATCCGCCAGTACGGCCTGGTCGCCCATTGGGACGATGCCGAGCAGTGCTGCGCCATCGCCGTTCACCGCGCGATCGAGGCCTATGACCCCGCCAAGGCGCAGTTCACCACTTTCGTGAACTGGCAGATCCGCGGCGAGCTCCAGAGCCTCCGCTTCCGCCTGATGACCGATCAGCGCCCCTCGGCGAAGAAGGTCGAGGCGACCACCGTGTCGCTCAACGCGCTCTCCGTCGGCATGGACGGCGAGGAAATGTCGCCCGAGACGCTGATCGAGGACGAGGACGCCCTCGCCCGGACCGAAGCCGCCGCATCGGACTATCTCTCGGAAGGCGCGATCGCCTCGCTGGTCGACGCCTATGTCGATCACCTCCGCAAGGTCGGCATCGAGGCGCTCCGCCGCCGTCCCCGTCCGAAGCGTGAGGAAGCCGCTCTCCGCCGCGAAGGCCCGCGTCTCCGCACCGCCACCTACGGCATCGATCCCGCCGAGCTCGAGAAGCTCGAAGCCAAATTGAGCCGCGACCGCGACATCGTCGTCCGCCGCGTGTTCCAGGCCTCGACCCTCGACGATCTCTCGCTCGAGACCGGCGTCACCAAGGAGCGCGTCCGTCAGATCACCAAGCGCGCCGCCAAGACGCTCGCCGAAATCGCCGCTGCCGATCCGCGCTTCGCCGTGATGGCGGAATATGGCCGCGCCGCGACCAAGCGCCGCCAGCCGGCACCGGCGACCACCTCGCTGCTGCCCGATGCCGATCAGCCGCACAACCGCCTCGCCAGCGTCCGCGCCATCCAGCCGGCCGAGCTGAACGTCGCGCTGGCCGCCCCGGTCGAGAGCGTCGAGCGCGTCGAGGCGGTGCTCATCGCTCAGGCCGCTGCCCCTTCGACCGCCATTCTGCACTAA
- a CDS encoding XRE family transcriptional regulator, producing the protein MAMAKGKGKRQGGARAATGVVPVDMHRCFVFPNRMREQRRAAGHVRLLRLASTIPDIPYIRLSKIERGEVVPRAEEIRRIAAALAIAPADLLLDVDAPGFDIALWAEPFLDGTPNDLAEEHFAVLLAAALRARRVGDPALTIAAIERDYGLAPVNLSRIENAQKTFARWNAATQHTLYQLFRVPDETELRQSVAALHASGALDDFFAHIASPAARHERTRARIAEISAALQTSDAVPDPVVAPLPVTGAVSIRLVPVLGAPLAQGLIADTPTPEKAEAPHAAGPRAFGLKVCRATLGGGLPGQAVVIVDPDRFPSPGSLAALREEAGWRLLSVGSDRDGRMIGYSSNPELEIVLDDCDPARLAALVGAIFP; encoded by the coding sequence ATGGCGATGGCAAAGGGGAAGGGAAAGCGGCAGGGCGGCGCCCGCGCAGCGACCGGCGTTGTGCCGGTCGACATGCATCGCTGCTTCGTCTTCCCCAATCGCATGCGTGAGCAGCGCCGCGCAGCCGGGCATGTCAGGCTGCTGCGCCTTGCCTCGACGATCCCCGACATCCCCTATATCCGCCTGTCCAAGATCGAGCGCGGCGAAGTGGTTCCGCGCGCCGAGGAAATCCGTCGCATCGCCGCGGCGCTCGCCATCGCGCCTGCCGATTTGCTGCTCGACGTCGACGCGCCCGGCTTCGACATTGCGTTGTGGGCCGAGCCGTTCCTCGACGGCACGCCAAACGATCTCGCAGAAGAGCACTTCGCCGTGCTGCTCGCGGCGGCGTTGCGCGCGCGGCGCGTCGGCGATCCGGCGCTGACCATCGCCGCAATCGAACGCGATTACGGCCTCGCCCCGGTCAATTTGTCGCGCATCGAAAACGCGCAGAAAACGTTCGCTCGCTGGAATGCCGCCACGCAACACACCTTGTACCAGCTTTTCCGCGTCCCCGACGAGACCGAGCTGCGCCAGTCCGTCGCCGCGCTGCACGCCAGCGGCGCGCTGGACGACTTCTTCGCTCACATCGCCAGCCCTGCCGCCCGCCACGAGCGGACGCGCGCCCGGATCGCCGAGATCTCGGCCGCGCTTCAGACCAGTGACGCGGTTCCCGATCCGGTCGTGGCGCCGCTGCCGGTGACGGGTGCAGTGTCGATCAGGCTGGTCCCGGTGCTCGGCGCCCCGCTCGCGCAGGGGCTGATCGCCGATACGCCGACGCCCGAGAAAGCCGAAGCGCCGCACGCCGCTGGCCCGCGCGCCTTCGGGCTCAAGGTCTGCCGCGCCACGCTCGGCGGCGGCCTTCCCGGCCAGGCCGTGGTGATCGTCGACCCCGATCGCTTCCCCTCCCCCGGCAGCCTCGCGGCACTGCGCGAGGAAGCGGGATGGCGGCTGCTCTCGGTCGGGTCCGATCGCGACGGACGCATGATCGGCTATAGCAGCAATCCCGAGCTCGAGATCGTCCTCGACGATTGCGATCCCGCGCGCCTCGCCGCCCTGGTCGGCGCGATCTTTCCTTGA
- the tmk gene encoding dTMP kinase: protein MGKAACFYAVEGVDGSGKSGIVTCILAHLTNQGIPAIATREPGGTPQGERIRALLLSGADDAWDQQSELLMMTAARVEHVRRVILPSLAQGISVVSDRYVGSTIAYQGAGRGMTDAYIRHLHKEAVGDVWPDLVVVLDLDPAIGLARSRQRLSAGAIDEGRFETLDVDFHRRIRQSYLDQARRDPSRHVVVDARGTPEEVRARAIDAIDAWRAGQAITPPRTS from the coding sequence ATGGGCAAAGCTGCTTGCTTCTACGCAGTCGAGGGGGTCGACGGATCCGGCAAGTCGGGCATCGTGACCTGTATCCTCGCGCATCTGACGAACCAGGGCATTCCGGCGATCGCCACGCGCGAGCCAGGCGGCACGCCGCAGGGCGAAAGGATCCGCGCGCTCTTGCTGTCGGGTGCCGACGATGCGTGGGATCAGCAATCCGAGCTGCTGATGATGACCGCCGCCCGCGTCGAGCATGTCCGCCGAGTGATCCTGCCGTCGCTCGCGCAGGGCATCTCGGTGGTGTCGGACCGCTATGTCGGCTCGACCATCGCCTATCAGGGCGCCGGCCGGGGCATGACCGACGCCTATATCCGCCACCTCCACAAGGAAGCGGTCGGCGATGTCTGGCCCGACCTGGTCGTCGTCCTCGATCTCGATCCGGCGATCGGCCTCGCGCGGAGCCGGCAGCGGCTCAGCGCCGGCGCGATCGACGAGGGCCGGTTCGAGACGCTCGACGTGGATTTCCACCGCCGCATCCGCCAATCCTATCTCGATCAGGCCAGGCGCGACCCCAGCCGCCACGTCGTGGTCGACGCGCGCGGCACTCCCGAGGAAGTGCGCGCGCGCGCGATTGATGCGATCGACGCGTGGCGCGCCGGCCAGGCCATCACCCCACCACGAACGTCGTAG